Proteins from a genomic interval of Periophthalmus magnuspinnatus isolate fPerMag1 chromosome 11, fPerMag1.2.pri, whole genome shotgun sequence:
- the LOC117378677 gene encoding palmitoyltransferase ZDHHC18-B-like, with protein sequence MKNDYQQIDPKTLPMPAPSHPPAPRGGDQEERQPQEQRRKARRKWQVFPGRNRFFCDGRIILARKSGVLPLTLGLILVTSGLFFVFDCPFLVQHLTMCVPVIGGVLFVFVLITLLQTTLTDPGILPRATPDEAADIEKQIDESRNGGYQSPPRTREVEINGQVVKLKYCPTCKMFRPPRTSHCRVCDNCVERFDHHCPWVGNCVGKRNYRFFYFFIVSLSFHTAFIFGCVTTHLALRAQGGKGLVFALQESPGSAVELVVCFFSVWSIVGLSGFHTYLVASNRTTNEDIKGSWSGKSGGEPVTNPYSHRNICKNCCSILCGPMPPSLIDRRGFLPEDECVQTGDGGDIELPVLTTKNEINMCTQGTKGLLESAARSPLLSSSCPQGKPQSRHTCSDIRLSVQTHPATELSNICPAPPQSSPPLQTNTHTSPPQRTKNHSSKRKKHTALHMPNSGFEDPVPPTSVEVDRQHHHHRHHHRSKVRGPRH encoded by the exons ATGAAAAACGATTATCAGCAAATAGACCCAAAGACACTTCCCATGCCCGCTCCGAGCCATCCTCCAGCCCCGCGCGGAGGAGACCAGGAGGAGAGGCAGccccaggagcagaggaggaaagcCCGCAGGAAGTGGCAGGTGTTCCCCGGGAGGAACCGCTTCTTCTGCGATGGACGCATCATCCTGGCCCGGAAAAGTGGAGTCTTACCCCTCACTCTAGGGCTGATCCTCGTCACCAGTGGACTTTTCTTTGTGTTTGA CTGCCCCTTCTTGGTCCAACATctgaccatgtgtgtcccagtTATCGGAGGGGTGCTTTTTGTCTTCGTCCTCATCACACTTCTGCAGACAACCTTGACTGATCCAGGAATCCTACCCCGAGCCACACCGGACGAGGCTGCGGACATCGAGAAGCAAATCG ATGAGTCCAGAAACGGTGGCTACCAGTCCCCGCCGCGCACTCGGGAGGTGGAGATCAACGGGCAAGTGGTCAAGCTTAAGTACTGCCCCACGTGTAAGATGTTCCGGCCGCCTCGCACCTCTCACTGCAGAGTGTGTGACAACTGTGTGG AGCGCTTCGACCATCACTGCCCGTGGGTGGGGAACTGTGTGGGAAAACGCAACTACAGATTCTTCTACTTCTTCATCGTGTCTCTGTCCTTCCACACAGCCTTTATTTTTGGCTGCGTGACCACACATCTCGCTCTCA GGGCTCAGGGCGGCAAAGGACTTGTATTTGCACTTCAAGAGAGTCCGGGCAG TGCAGTGGAActggttgtgtgttttttctctgtTTGGTCCATTGTGGGCCTCTCGGGCTTCCATACATACCTTGTAGCTTCCAACCGGACCACCAATGAAGAT ATTAAAGGCTCGTGGTCGGGGAAGAGTGGAGGGGAGCCGGTGACAAACCCATACAGCCACAGAAACATCTGTAAAAACTGCTGCTCCATCCTTTGTGGACCTATGCCCCCCAG tttgattgacagacgAGGTTTCCTGCCTGAAGACGAATGTGTGCAGACAGGAGATGGTGGGGACATAGAGCTGCCCGTGCTGACCACTAAGAATGAGATAAATATG TGCACACAGGGCACTAAAGGTCTTCTGGAGTCGGCGGCGCGCTCTCCGCTCCTGTCCAGCTCATGTCCTCAGGGAAAACCTCAGTCACGGCACACCTGCTCGGACATCCGCCTCAGCGTGCAGACCCACCCTGCTACGGAGCTGTCCAACATTTGTCCCGCTCCTCCTCAGTCCTCTCCGCCGCTCCAAACCAATACTCACACCTCTCCACCGCAACGAACCAAAAATCACTCATCCAAgaggaaaaaacacacagctTTGCACATGCCGAACTCTGGCTTTGAGGATCCAGTGCCCCCTACCTCTGTGGAAGTAGACCGCCAACACCATCACCACCGGCATCATCATCGCTCCAAAGTACGAGGTCCACGACATTGA
- the kdf1b gene encoding keratinocyte differentiation factor 1 encodes MSVGSAGGGVRYSGSGVSRHGISRSSSQRSSYEERCVDPVETLPYTQEPKSTHKADPRDANGNKCETIGFIPGAAEPTSTSPSCNPCASPQRCRSVFCTVLTCGLYRFCQNSSLAPCLAPNESSPDEPEKISLRNAKTKDNTEEDGKDWLNDVHIAGVRVEKSIEYSDEPITLSSGVSSPGVVTSSSLHQSMVFDDWEEEDIEDVDTLFTKKLLELYSEYQIEELARCTTDSVFRRKTKDINQLINSLAEEHQMDEQEVECRLVRGIIRISTRKSKKKPHISKRERTLSDSGHETMKESGSTSFSNNNDYKSSLNIQISEQTPSDKYARQMWRNSEGQSSVSPTSFSPSTTETSSGVHSAVRT; translated from the exons ATGTCAGTGGGcagtgctggtggtggtgtgaGGTACTCTGGGTCAGGTGTCTCCAGGCATGGCATCAGCCGCAGCAGCAGCCAGAGGTCATCCTACGAGGAGCGCTGCGTGGACCCAGTCGAAACTTTACCTTACACCCAAGAACCTAAGTCCACACATAAGGCCGACCCGAGGGACGCCAATGGCAACAAGTGTGAGACTATTGGCTTCATCCCTGGTGCAGCCGAGCCCACCTCCACGTCACCAAGCTGCAACCCCTGTGCTTCACCCCAACGCTGCCGCAGTGTCTTTTGCACAGTCCTGACTTGTGGCCTGTACCGGTTCTGCCAGAattcctccctcgctccctgcCTTGCGCCCAATGAGAGCTCCCCAGatgagccagagaaaataagTCTCAGAAATGCCAAGACAAAAGATAATACAGAGGAGGATGGGAAGGACTGGCTGAACGATGTGCACATTGCTGGAGTCAGAGTAGAAAAGTCCATTGAGTACTCTGATGAGCCTATAACCCTGTCCTCTGGTGTGTCCTCCCCTGGAGTGGTCACTAGCTCGTCTCTGCATCAGTCCATGGTATTTGATgactgggaggaggaggatatAGAGGATGTGGATACTCTCTTCACAAAGAAGCTTCTGGAGCTGTACTCAGAGTATCAGATAGAGGAGCTGGCTCGCTGCACCACGGACTCTGTGTTTCGAAGGAAGACCAAAGACATCAACCAGCTCATCAACTCCCTGGCCGAGGAGCACCAGATGGATGAGCAGGAGGTAGAGTGCCGCCTGGTGAGGGGCATCATCCGCATCAGCACCCGCAAGAGCAAAAAGAAGCCCCACATCTCCAAAAGGGAGAGGACCCTGTCTGACAGCGGCCACGAGACCATGAAGGAGAGCGGGTCCACCTCATTCAGCAACAACA ATGACTACAAATCCAGCCTGAACATTCAAATATCTGAACAGACCCCATCCGATAAGTATGCCCGGCAGATGTGGAGGAACAGTGAAG